The Pelodiscus sinensis isolate JC-2024 unplaced genomic scaffold, ASM4963464v1 ctg87, whole genome shotgun sequence sequence CTCCTCGGAGATCTCGGCGGCGGTGGAGCGGGCGCGGCGgcggcgggaggaggaggagcggcGCATGCAGGAGGAGCGCCGGGCCGCCTGCGCCGAGAAGCTCAAGCGCCTGGACGAGAAGTTCGGGGCCCCCGACAAGCGCCTCAAAGCCGAGTCCCCCAAGGACGCACCGGCCCCCCCGCCACTGCCGGCCCCGGccgccagccccccggcccctgcccccccggcccccgccccgccggcgccagccccggccccagcccccgccccgccggaGGAGGCCAGAGACCCGGAGGAGCCTGACCCGGCCGGCCGACCCCACAGCCGCCGCGGCAGCACCAGCGGCAGCTTCGACACCGGGGCAGGTAGGAGCTTCCTGCCCCACAGGGTCGGGGGGGCCTTACCATGTGGGGCTTGTCTGGGGGGCCCCCTGCCCCATGGGGCCTGTGTCTGGAAGGGGGGGCCCCCTGCCCCGTGGGGTCTGTGTCTGGAAGGGGGGGCCTCTGCCCCATGGGGCCTGTGTCGGAGGGGGGGCCTTTGCCCCGTGGggcctgtggctggggggggccttGCCATGTGGGGCCTGCGGCTGGGGGGGCCTGCCCCACGGGGGCCTCTGCCCCATGGGGCCTGTGTTGGGGGGGGCCTTGCCGTGTGGGGCCTGCGGCTGGGGGGGCCTGCCCCACGGGGGCCTCTGCCCCATGGGGCCTGTGTTGGGGGGGGCCTTGCCGTGTTGGGGGGCCTCTGCCCCATGGGGCTTGTGTCTGGGggggccctctgccccatggggccTGTGTCTGGAAGGGGGGGCCTCTGCCCCATGGTGCCTGTGTCTGGAAGGGGGGGCCTCTGCCCCATGGTGCCTGTGTCTGGAAGGGGGGGCCTCTGCCCCATGGTGCCTGTGTCTGGAAGGGGGGCCTCTGCCCCATGGGGCCTGTGTTGGGGGGGGCCTTGCCGTGTGGGGCCTGTGTCTGGGGGGACCCAGGGTGGCTGCCGAGCAGAAATGTCGTGTCCAGTAACAGGGCCTCTTCTTGTGCCCCAGCTGAGCCCCCCGCGGCGCCTGCCCCCCAGGAGGTGCCCGAGGTCGTGGAGGAGCCGgtgccgccccccgccccccctgccgCCCCCGCCATTGCTGCCCCCAAGCCGGAGCCCAAGGGCGAGAGCGTGGTGCCCCCACGCCAGGCGCCCCCGGCCCAGGGCTACTCCAAGTACCAGAAGTCTCTGCCGCCCCGGTTCCAGCGGCAGCAGCAGGTAACGGTGCTGGGCCGgcggggggagttggggggctaGCGCCACGGGGAGCCGAggagggggccctggggaggaggcatGGCGGGAAGGGAGGTTCTGGGGGGGCGTCCAGCAGGGTAGGTGCTaggtgctgtgggggggaggggccggggccaacaaggggggtgcgtggggcgctgtgggaggggccgggggcacCACAGGAGAGGGGTgctaggagggggaggggccgacGAGGGGTGCCCGGggtgctgcgggagggggatgGGGCCGACAAGGGGTGCCTGGGGTGCTAGGAGGGGGATGGGGCCGACAAGGGGCGCCCGGggtgctgcgggagggggaggggccgacGAGGGGTGCCCGGGGTgctgcgggaggagggggaggggccgacGAGGGGTGCCCGGGGTgctgcgggaggagggggaggggccgacgaggggtgctgggggaggggccgagcGGCGCCCGGCGGtgccctaacccccccccccccccccccggtacccgCAGGAGCAGttgctgaagcagcagcagcagtggcagcagcagcacggggccccccccggcgcccgccccccccccagcagcagggggcagtcgCCTCCCtggcaggcctgggcccctcgccCGGCGTCCATCCTCCACAGGGGGCGGGACagccgccggccccgcccccccagcagcaggccccGCCCAAGGCGCTGTACCCCGGCTCCATGGggcgccccccgcccctgccgcAGATGAACTTCGACCCCCGCTGGATGATGATCTCGCCCTACATGGACCCGCGCATGATGCAGGGGCGCCCGCCCATGGACTTCTACCCGCCCGGCGTGCACCCCTCcggtgagccccgcccctccccgcggccccgcccaccccgctCATGTGACCTGTTCCACCCGCCAACGCTCCCCAGCCTGTGCGctgaccctgcccccgcccggcgtGCACCCCTCcggtgagccccgcccctccccgcagccccgcccaccccgctcATGTGACCTGTTCCACCCGCCGACGCTCCCCAGCCTGTGCGctgaccctgcccccgcccggcgtGCACCCCTCcggtgagccccgcccccccccccccgcggccccgccccctgctcatGTGACCTGTTCCACCCGCCGACGCTCCCCAGCCTGTGCGctgaccctgcccccgcccggcgtGCACCCCTCcggtgagccccgcccccccccgcggccccgcccaccccgctCATGTGACCTGTTCCACCCGCCGACACTCCCCCAGCCTGTGCGctgaccctgcccccgcccggcgtGCACCCCTCcggtgagccccgcccccccccgcggccccgcccACCTGCTCATGTGACCTGTTCCACCCGCCGACGCTCCCCCAGCCTGTGCGctgaccctgcccccgcccggcgtGCACCCCTCcggtgagccccgcccctccccgcggccccgcccccctgctcatGTGACCTGTTCCACCCGCCGACGCTCCCCAGCCTGTGCGCTGACCCTGCCCCCGCCTGGTGTGCACCCCTCcggtgagccccgcccctccccgcggccccgcccaccccgctCATGTGACCTGTTCCACCCGCCGACGCTCCCCCAGCCTgtgcgctgcccctgcccccgcccggcgtGCACCCCTCcggtgagccccgcccctccccgcggccccgcccaccccgctCATGTGACCTGTTCCACCCGCCGACGCTCCCCCAGCCTGTGCGCtgaccctgcccccgccaggcgcGGGGGGTCTGAcgggtgctctccttcccccccccccccccccagggctgctgccccgggagcgctCGGACAGCGGGGGCTCCGGCTCGGAGCCGATGGAGCGCCACCCCCAGATGCTGCGGGAGCGGGGCACCCCCCCCCGTGGACCCCAAGCTGGCCTGGGCCGGGGACGTCTTCGCCACCGACCCGCGGCCCCTCCGGCAGCCGGACGAGGAGGAGAAGGGCCTGCGGTGAGCGGGGCCGGGGGTTGTGGgacggcggggcggggccgggggttgtggggcggaggggccgggccaggggttgtggggcgggggggccgggccaggGGTTGTGGGGCGGAGGGGCCGGGCCTGGGCCTGAGAACTCTGTGCTGAcgcccccttctctgcccccaggagcGAGACGCCCCCCGTCCGCCTGCGGGAAGCCGCCGCCCCCCAGCCCTACGGGGGCAGCTACCCGGCCTTCGCCGAGAACGGCGCCCCGGCCCCACTGCACCGCTTCCCGGGGGACGAGCCCCGCCCGGGGGGGCCCtggcccgccggcctcgccctgccccccacggccgCAGGGGAGCTAGCCAGGAACGGGCGCCCCGAGACGCCGGCCCTGCCCCAACCGCGCCTGCCGGCTGAGGAGGCCCCCAACGCCGGGGAGCCGCTCAGGGGCCCTGGCCCCAAGGAGCCCCCGGCAGCGCCCAAGAAGCCCCCCAAAGAGGagccggccctggcccccaagCAGGAGCCGGCACTGCCCCCCAAGGAGGAGGCGCCGCGCCGGGCCGAGCGCCCCACCCGCCAGCCCCACGACTTCCACCGGCCCCCGCGGCGCGAGGCCAAGACAGAGACCCGCTGGGGGCCCCGGCCGGGCAGCAGCCGGCGCGCAGAGGAGCCCCCCCGCAGGGCCGGGCCCATCAAGAAACCGGCGCCCCCCAAGGAAGAGGCCGAGGAGCCGCGGGCCAAGCCCAAAGAGAGCGGGGAGCCCCCGGGCGCCAAGCCggagcccccgcccggccccaagGAGCCCCTCAAGCCGGGCAAGGAGGCCAAAGCCAAGGCGCTGGTGAACGGCAGCGTGGCCGGGCCGCCCAAGGAgccacagggggcgctgtcgcCCACCCGCCGGCGCCGGGAGTGCCCCTACGAgcgcgggggcggcggcggctaCATGGGGCGGgggcgcgcccgggggcggggcgagtACTTCGCCCGGGGCCGTGGCTTCCGAGGCGCCTACAGCGGGCGCGGCCGGGGCAGCGGGGGCCGGGGCCgcagcagggagttccgcagCTACCGGGAGCCCTTCTACcggctggaggagggggcggggccggcggggggcgtgGCCGGCAGCCGGCCCCGCAATGCCAGCGAGACCCGCAGCGAGGGCTCCGAGTACGAGGAGCTGCCCAAGCGGCGGCGCCAGCGCGGCTCGGAGACCGGCAGCGAGACCCACGAGAGCGCCAGCGACGTGGCCCATTCGGACAAGGAGGCGGCgccgccccccgcccgccaggGGGGGAGCGGCACCGGGGCGGGCCCGCCCTGTCCCGCTTCGCCGACAAGATCCCGCCCCGCCTGGCGGAGCCGGGCCCCCGCGGCGCCCGCGTCTTCACCCCCCGGGGCGTGCCCTCGCGCCgcggccggggaggggggcgcccccccgcccggcacctgGAGCCCCCCGGCAAAGGCCCCGCTGGGGAAGAAGCTGGAGCCGGAGGCGGTGCCGGAGCCGCCCAGCAAGGAGAAAGCAGCGCCGGGGCCCCCTGTCCTGCTGCCGGAGGAGGCGCCCGGCTTCCAGGGCCCCCCCAAGCTCCAGGGGCCGCCCCCCAACGGCACAGCGGAGCGCGGCTTCGAGCGGCCCCCCCGGCGGCGGCGCCACGGCCGGGCGCAGCACCAGGACAAGCCGCCCCGCTTCCGGCGGCTgaagcaggagcgggagaacGCGGCCCGGCTCAACGGGGAGCCGCGGGCCGGGGGCCCGGCCCTAcccgcccccgccggccccggccGAGGAGACGGCCGCCCGGCGCGCCGCCGGCACCAAGTCCCCCGACCTGTCCAACCAGAACTCGGACCAGGCCAACGAGGAGTGGGAGACGGCCTCGGAGAGCAGCGACTTCACGGAGCGCCGGGGCGCCAAGGAGCCGGGGGCCCCCCCGGGCCAGGCCTTCCTCAAGGGGGGCGGCGCCCCGGTGCTGGGGGGCCGGGCGCCCGGCCCCGACCTGAGCCTCGCCCAGCGCAAGGAGATGTCCAAGCGCAGCTTCTCCAGCCAGCGGCCCAGCATGGAGCGGCAGAACCGGCGCAGCAACCCCGGGCCCGGCAGCGGGGGGCAAGGCCGGGGGccgcggcggggcgggcggcggggCGCGGCGACAAGAGGAGCTGGCCATCGCCCCGGAACCGCAGGTGTGGGGCcgccccggggggggcgggggggccgggccgggggcccAGCCGCCCTCCCTAACCTCGCTCTGCCCCCAGCCGGCCGGTGGAGGAGCGGCCCCCGGGGCTCAGCCTGCGCCCGCGCCCAGCGCCAGCGCCGTGTACCGCCTGGACCGCCTCGTGCCCAGCGACCCCCGCCGGCATCCAGCAGGCCCTGGCGGAGCTGAGCAGCCGGCACGGCGCCCGCgccaagcagcagcccctgccccccggcgcctACGGCCCAGGTagcgcccgccccctccccctcccccgcctgcccctccgCTCCGGCGCCCCACTCACCCCCCTCTCTTCCAGAGCCGCCCTTCCTGGCCAAGGCCCCGCTGCTGCCCTCCGACTTGGCCAAGCGCCGCGGACCGGCCCCACAAGCAAGAGCGTGAGGGGCTGGCGGGAgacggcgggggggggctggcgggagacggggggggggctggcgggagagggggggggggcgctggcgggagacgggggggggctggcgggagggggggggggcgctggcgggAGACGGGagggcccctctcccccggcGCTTGGTTAACgtttcttctcttctccccccgcaGGACGGGCCGAGGCCCCCCACAGGACCCGCCGGGCCCCCCTGGAGCCGCGAGGCCGGAGCAGCTCCTCCGAGGGGACTGGCGCCCCGCATCTGGAACCGGGCTGCCAGCCAGTACGGAGCCGGGGGGGCGTGGgagggcagtttgggggggctgctgctggccccctcccccaactctgccctctctcccaggtgccccccggaaaagCTACCGGCCCAGATccgtggagccctggctggaccCCCTTACAAGCCTTTGAGGACGGCGCTGGCACggaggtgaggggcaggagggcagcagtggggggctctccccgggcaggcagggctgccccgtgGCCccagggcgcagggcgggggcagtgccAGCTGGCCcctaaccctgcccccccccccagatgagCCAGTCGGACAGCGGGGTGGATCTGAGCAGCGACTCCCAGGTCTCGTCAGCCACCTGCAGCCAGCGCAGCTCCCCCGACGGCGGCCTCAAGGCGACCCCCGGGGAGCCCGGGGCCCCCCGCAGCTGAGGGGGCGGAGCCCAGGGAGCCGGGCCGGAGGGCAGCGCCCCCAACAGCGCCAGCGCGCCCGCGGACAGGAAGGTAGGAGAGGGGCtgaccggggggcgggggggggccgggggctgggctgggggtggacaCTGACCCCTCTCTCCCCGGCAGaccggcagccccccagcgccGCCCCGGGGCCCCCTCGGCCCCCGGCGCCATCGGGACGGAGCGCTCGCAGCGAGCCGAGCTGGCCAGGGAGagcggggggcccggcccggaGCCCgtgggccagcgcccccccagccacTTCGGGGCCAGCGCCAAGGTGAGTGCGCCCCGGgcctggcggggaggggcggggatctcgggggggggggggtcaccaccGTTCTCACCTGCCCTTCGTCCCCCCAGGACACGGACCTGGGGCTGCTGGTGAGCGAGGGCAGCAAACCTGGCCCCCAGGCCCCTGCCAGTGTGGACGGGGTGAGTCCCAGTGGGGCTCGGGGGGGGTTGGGACTAGTCCCTGGACCTCTGAGTCCCGGCCAGGctcaggaggggggtggggggctggttccAGGACCCCTGGGTCCCGGCAGGGGGAGGGTCCAGGTCCTggcggggctcgggggggggggcctggttccaggacccctgggtcctggtggggggagggtccaggTCCTGGTGGGgctcaggacggggggggggctggttccaggacccctgggtcccgggcgggggggggagggtccaggtcctggtggggctcaggaggggggggggtgggctggtTCCAGGACCCCTGGGTCCCGGCCGGGGGAGGGTCCAGGTCCCAGTGGGCtcgggggggggctggttccagGACCCCTGGTCCCGGCCGGGGGAGGGTCCAGGTCCTGGCGGGgctcaggagggagggaggggggctggttccAGGACCCCTGGGTCCTGGCCGGGGGAGGGTCCAGGTCCTggtggggctcaggaggggggggggtgggctggttccaggacccctgggtcccggcgggggggggagggtccaggtCCCGGTGGGGCTCGGGGGGGGCTGGTTCCAGGACCCCCTgggtcccggcgggggggggggagggtccaggtcccggtggggctcgggggggggctggttccaggacccctgggtcccggcgggggggggagggtccaggtCCCGGCGCGTGGGACCGTGGGGGGCCGGGCGCCCCTCTCACCTGCCGTTCTCTCCCCAGCcgtcggccccgcccccgggagtgggagctgctcccgccgccccgccccgcccccgggcgacCCGGCGAGCCCCGAGCCTTGGCCCCGGCACCGGCCGCCTGCCCCCTCCGGCCTCCCCACGGAGCTGGCGGCGTTCTCAGGTAGGGGGGCGCCGGAGGGACTGGGGGGCCGTGGGGCCGGCCGGGTCTGACCGCTCCTGTTCCCCCCACAGgtgagagggggcagagccagcggccctaccctgagctcctctACGGCAGCCAGCCCGGCGTG is a genomic window containing:
- the PRRC2A gene encoding LOW QUALITY PROTEIN: protein PRRC2A (The sequence of the model RefSeq protein was modified relative to this genomic sequence to represent the inferred CDS: inserted 7 bases in 5 codons; deleted 9 bases in 8 codons); the protein is MSDRLGPAAKGKDGKKYSSLNLFDTYKGKSLEIQKPTVAPRHGLQSLGKVATARRMPPPANLPSLKAENKGNDPNVSLVPKDGTGWASKQDQPDPKSTDASTPQPPESQSPPATQTPASSQPKRPPAAPENPPTVASGVKSWAQASVTHGAQGDGGKGSSLLSRFSREEFPTLQAAGDQDKAGKERDATDASYGPGPNLRPQNATSWRDGGGRGTDGEVPEQHPGAPEGRAGVGAQPSAPPHFPPYRGMMPPFMYPPYLPFPPPYGPQGPYRYPTPEAQRFPRLAGPRPSQPPPRLVEPVSRPPVLKQDDLKEFDELDQENDDGWAGAHEEVDYTEKLKFSDEEDGKESDEEGAEKRQDSEGPGPDSRKPSGPTEEQPPVKAAWAEGSQPPEAAKEPPAAPAPRPPPPPPPPNRGNWGQPNDFPGRAAAAEDEDEAWRQRRKQSSSEISAAVERARRRREEEERRMQEERRAACAEKLKRLDEKFGAPDKRLKAESPKDAPAPPPLPAPAASPPAPAPPAPAPPAPAPAPAPAPPEEARDPEEPDPAGRPHSRRGSTSGSFDTGAAEPPAAPAPQEVPEVVEEPVPPPAPPAAPAIAAPKPEPKGESVVPPRQAPPAQGYSKYQKSLPPRFQRQQQEQLLKQQQQWQQQHGAPPGPPPPQQQGAVASLAGLGPSPGVHPPQGAGQPPAPPPQQQAPPKALYPGSMGRPPPLPQMNFDPRWMMISPYMDPRMMQGRPPMDFYPPGVHPSGLLPRERSDSGGSGSEPMERHPQMLRERGTPPVDPKLAWAGDVFATDPRPLRQPDEEEKGLRSETPPVRLREAAAPQPYGGSYPAFAENGAPAPLHRFPGDEPRPGGPWPAGLALPPTAAGELARNGRPETPALPQPRLPAEEAPNAGEPLRGPGPKEPPAAPKKPPKEEPALAPKQEPALPPKEEAPRRAERPTRQPHDFHRPPRREAKTETRWGPRPGSSRRAEEPPRRAGPIKKPAPPKEEAEEPRAKPKESGEPPGAKPEPPPGPKEPLKPGKEAKAKALVNGSVAGPPKEPQGALSPTRRRRECPYERGGGGGYMGRGRARGRGEYFARGRGFRGAYSGRGRGSGGRGRSREFRSYREPFYRLEEGAGPAGGVAGSRPRNASETRSEGSEYEELPKRRRQRGSETGSETHESASDVAHSDKEAAPXPRPPGGERHRGGPALSRFADKIPPRLAEPGPRGARVFTPRGVPSRRGRGGGRPPAGTWSPPAKAPLGKKLEPEAVPEPPSKEKAAPGPPVLLPEEAPGFQGPPKLQGPPPNGTAERGFERPPRRRRHGRAQHQDKPPRFRRLKQERENAARLNGEXRGPGARPYPPPPAPAEETAARRAAGTKSPDLSNQNSDQANEEWETASESSDFTERRGAKEPGAPPGQAFLKGGGAPVLGGRAPGPDLSLAQRKEMSKRSFSSQRPSMERQNRRSNPGPGSGGKAGGRGGAGGGRGDKRSWPSPRNRSRPVEERPPGLSLXPAPSASAVYRLDRLVPSDPAGIQQALAELSSRHGARAKQQPLPPGAYGPEPPFLAKAPLLPSDLAKRRGPAPQARAGGGRWRETGGPLSPGAWLTFLLFSPRRTGRGPPQDPPGPPGAARPEQLLRGDWRPASGTGLPASTEPGGRGRAVWGGCCWPPPPTLPSLPGAPRKSYRPRSVEPWLDPLQAFEDGAGTEMSQSDSGVDLSSDSQVSSATCSQRSSPDGGLKATPXGSPGPPAAEGAEPREPGRRAAPPTAPARPRTGRPAAPQRRPGAPSAPGAIGTERSQRAELARESGGPGPEPVGQRPPSHFGASAKDTDLGLLVSEGSKPGPQAPASVDGVSPSGARGGRRPRPREWELLPPPRPAPGRPGEPRALAPAPAACPSGLPTELAAFSGERGQSQRPYPELLYGSQPGVAQQVPSAPVESQLSGSFRPGTPSLQPYRSQHLFLQPGPAPXSPVLPGSALLSGVALKGQYVEFSALPYPPAPPFLYSPPFCASQLG